A single window of Manduca sexta isolate Smith_Timp_Sample1 chromosome 15, JHU_Msex_v1.0, whole genome shotgun sequence DNA harbors:
- the LOC115446722 gene encoding putative sodium-coupled neutral amino acid transporter 10 translates to MGTAGQSITLANSIIGVGILAMPFCFQKCGVVLATLILLSMGLVSRLCCYFLLKSALLARRRNFEFLAFHVFGPAGKMAVEVGIIGFLMGTCIAYFVVVGDLGPQIIAKMLNINQSDILRTSIMVIVSLVCVLPLGLLRNVDSLSNVSAATIGFYFCLVMKVIAEAASQLLTGEWHTRMEMWKPSGFLQCVPIFSMALFCQTQLFEIFESLPSLSLEKMNLVTKNAINICTGVYFTLGLFGYIAFCSQEISGNILMSLSPTMTSDVIKLGFVMSLAFSFPLIIFPCRASLYSFLYKKVHSSHHDHMVNHSIPERSFRCITVAIIAVALFISLLIPNIELVLGLVGSTIGVLICVVFPAACFVNVTFKNTNERVLAKAILLLGLIIMVLGTYANLQAAETQLDRYDDKYITQERIDKIVEDFFEKRGKLEEIKVKPLAESVPNPPDPIIIDNNIIKDSEVQPPNPVPPDMSNEKVPNNPIKELKEKHEVIKTSAEKLSELHPKDVKAKLNEALLQNGNSHEENKEEKPKEVNNAKPPNDDKIHMLKQQELIEKIKQHGEEQQELIKEKKEIVDEILKTKKELQENRDEVGSAEAKKIAVESIKQIANMAIKSIGGVSEKPDGPAEEVQKSEGLGKLTNNAVLEIAKKAAEAIQEIEDKRSDPAANPAKGPGNPINEIPILNIIQNSMNSQGNVENGDVIKDDPVPNIAESQIKEENINPKLQDVIANEQNRVPSVEQEINLEIMKAEKHDIEASEVKPELGSNSNLKQSETMPNKKEQAAVNIKQLDTQNRAEINGDVESKTHNVQQQNLNMNKPVKTKSLSGLHPNIEKHAIADLQQDARIDKDIQNNNVINKKPKLLNQPSVKAHSHSPDEPQSYKQGEDSQKIDSKPSLQNLVLPPVNNDINVRNEVQNGKILKKPEASAKNKPDSNANIGGNIQPNVQNDLHSRQKRDIEDCPKKVKVKEIYRNVIDNKLKNSEDILPPVDFNGALKRQPVDPSLMHHIVRSLKMYNEMDKKR, encoded by the exons ATGGGGACTGCCGGtcagtccatcacgctggccaaTAGTATTATCGGCGTGGGAATTCTGGCTATGCCTTTTTGTTTCCAAAAA TGTGGTGTGGTGCTAGCTACATTAATTCTTTTATCAATGGGATTAGTATCAAGATTGTGCTGTTATTTTTTACTCAAATCAGCACTTCTAGCCAGGAGAAGGAATTTTGAGTTTTTGG CATTCCATGTATTTGGCCCTGCTGGTAAAATGGCAGTAGAAGTGGGTATAATTGGGTTTCTGATGGGCACATGTATTGCTTACTTTGTGGTGGTGGGTGATCTGGGTCCACAGATCATAGCCAAAATGCTGAATATCAACCAAAGTGATATTTTGAG gacATCAATAATGGTTATAGTTTCACTAGTTTGTGTGCTGCCACTGGGTTTGCTCAGAAATGTAGACAGTTTGAGCAATGTCAGTGCAGCCACTATTGGTTTCTATTTCTGTCTTGTTATGAag GTTATAGCCGAGGCAGCATCACAGCTATTAACCGGCGAGTGGCACACTCGTATGGAGATGTGGAAGCCGTCAGGTTTCCTGCAATGCGTGCCTATCTTCTCTATGGCGTTGTTTTGTCAAAC ACAACTATTTGAAATTTTCGAATCTCTCCCATCATTGTCTTTGGAAAAAATGAACCTGGTCACTAAAAAcgcaataaatatatgtacGGGTGTATATTTCACACTCGGCCTGTTCGGATACATCGCATTCTGTTCACAAGAGATATCTG gCAATATTCTCATGAGTCTCAGTCCTACTATGACCAGTGACGTCATCAAACTGGGTTTCGTGATGTCTCTGGCGTTCAGTTTTCCGCTCATCATCTTCCCCTGCAGAGCGAGTCTTTATTCTTTCCTCTATAAAAAG GTACACTCGTCCCACCACGATCACATGGTGAACCATTCGATACCGGAGAGGTCATTCCGCTGTATCACGGTGGCTATCATTGCAGTGGCCCTGTTCATCAGTCTGCTGATTCCCAACATAGAACTGGTACTCGGCCTGGTGGGGTCCACTATAGGAGTGCTCATTTGCGTGGTGTTCCCAGCGGCTTGCTTCGTCAACGTCACGTTCAAGAATACCAACGAAAGAGTTTTGGcgaag GCTATACTCCTGCTGGGTCTAATTATAATGGTTCTCGGCACGTACGCTAATTTACAAGCCGCTGAGACGCAGCTAGACAGATACGACGATAAATACATAACGCAAGAACGGATCGACAAGATCGTTGAAGATTTCTTTGAGAAACGAGGGAAATTGGAAG AAATCAAAGTGAAGCCTTTGGCAGAAAGTGTACCAAATCCACCAGATCCAATCATTatagacaataatataataaaagattcAGAAGTCCAGCCGCCAAATCCAGTTCCGCCGGATATGTCAAACGAAAAAGTGCCGAACAATCCTATTAAAGAACTCAAAGAAAAACATGAAGTTATAAAAACAAGTGCCGAGAAATTATCAGAATTACACCCGAAAGATGTGAAAGCAAAATTGAATGAAGCGCTATTGCAGAACGGTAATAGTCACGAAGAAAATAAGGAAGAAAAACCTAAAGAAGTCAATAATGCTAAACCTCCTAATGATGATAAAATCCACATGTTAAAACAACAGGAGCTTATAGAAAAAATCAAACAACACGGCGAAGAACAACAggaattaataaaagaaaagaaagaaattgtAGACGAAATTCTTAAAACCAAGAAAGAGCTACAAGAAAATAGGGATGAGGTTGGCAGCGCCGAAGCTAAAAAGATAGCGGTGGAGAGCATTAAGCAGATTGCTAACATGGCTATAAAGAGTATCGGTGGTGTGTCAGAAAAACCAGATGGCCCAGCTGAAGAGGTTCAAAAATCAGAAGGGTTAggaaaattaacaaacaatgcAGTACTCGAAATAGCTAAAAAGGCAGCAGAAGCTATACAGGAAATTGAGGACAAACGCAGTGATCCAGCTGCCAATCCAGCTAAAGGTCCCGGTAATCCTATCAAcgaaatacctattttaaatattatacaaaattccaTGAACAGTCAAGGAAATGTAGAAAATGGCGACGTTATAAAAGATGATCCAGTACCAAATATTGCAGAGTCccaaataaaagaagaaaatataaatccaaAATTACAAGACGTTATCGCTAACGAACAAAATCGAGTACCTTCTGTAgaacaagaaattaatttagaGATTATGAAAGCCGAAAAGCATGACATCGAAGCTTCTGAAGTAAAGCCTGAACTTGGATCTAATTCTAACTTAAAACAAAGTGAAACAATGCCTAATAAAAAGGAACAGGCTgctgttaatataaaacaattagataCTCAAAACAGAGCCGAAATTAATGGCGATGTTGAAAGCAAAACACATAATGTTcaacaacaaaatttaaatatgaataaaccGGTTAAAACTAAATCATTGAGTGGCCTGCATCCTAATATAGAAAAGCATGCCATTGCGGATTTACAACAAGATGCAAGAATCGATAAggacatacaaaataataatgtcataaacaaaaaaccaaaattattaaatcagcCAAGCGTAAAGGCTCATTCGCATTCCCCTGACGAACCACAGTCGTACAAACAAGGTGAAGACTCGCAGAAAATAGACAGTAAACCCAGTCTTCAAAATTTGGTTTTACCGCCAGTTAATAACGATATAAATGTTAGGAATGAGGTTCAGAATGGAAAGATTCTGAAAAAGCCAGAAGCAAGTGCGAAAAATAAACCAGATTCGAATGCCAATATCGGTGGTAATATTCAACCAAATGTTCAGAACGATTTACACTCCAGGCAAAAGAGAGACATAGAAGATTGTCCGAAAAAGGTTAAAGTCAAAGAAATTTATAGGAACGTGATtgacaataaattaaagaattctGAAGATATATTACCGCCAGTGGACTTTAACGGCGCATTAAAAAGACAACCAGTTGACCCGAGTCTAATGCATCACATTGTCAGATCTCTAAAGATGTACAACGAAATGGATAAGaagagataa
- the LOC119189424 gene encoding LOW QUALITY PROTEIN: zinc finger protein 596-like (The sequence of the model RefSeq protein was modified relative to this genomic sequence to represent the inferred CDS: inserted 1 base in 1 codon; deleted 1 base in 1 codon) yields KQLTLSNGVVLTVSEHECDICHKMFSSKSSIRRHMYIHLGLKPYTCPLCQKKFCHYLNMKKHMKKLHASLVEESHICHICDKIFKTKEDLGVHISCHINNDIVYKCIYCAKQFSHQLLLSTHEKEHLINGRYHCALCPMTYECRNRLTNHVRSHLNIKDYICQFCGKDFLRLNSMXTGDRPYHCRICDRRFSHSNALMLHIRRHTGEKPFPCAVCPLAFSQLPHMKAHMRKIHKRENPYKCLKCNEFFKLKAHIENHDKVCKVGVKELSFEEKIQASVQADEVEVEPPMPLPRMRFLLALLFTMIASKEKLKYLGFNKRLIDDVLTESLEAMAQIPCVDMSLSPYKRLQANIDKLLNCTVPKEQYEMFKKENKTTEEVLELLTDDKKNDDKK; encoded by the exons AAGCAGTTAACTTTGAGCAACGGTGTAGTGTTGACTGTCTCAGAACATGAATGTGATATATGTCACAAAATGTTCAGTTCAAAATCATCAATACGCAGGCACATGTACATCCACTTGGGCTTGAAACCATATACATGTCCACTTTGTCAAAAGAAGTTTTGTCACTATTTAAACATGAAGAAACATATGAAAAAATTACATGCAAGCCTAGTTGAAGAGTCGCACATATGCCATATatgtgacaaaatatttaagacaAAAGAAGATTTAGGAGTGCATATCAGCTGTCATATAAACAATGACATTGTATACAAATGCATATACTGTGCAAAACAGTTTTCACATCAGCTGCTTCTCAGCACTCATGAGAAAGAACATTTGATTAATGGAAGGTATCATTGTGCA CTATGCCCAATGACTTATGAATGCCGTAACCGGCTCACAAATCATGTCAGAAGTCACCTGAACATCAAAGATTACATATGCCAATTCTGTGGAAAAGATTTTCTCCGTTTAAACTCAA AGACAGGGGACCGTCCATACCACTGCAGAATATGTGACAGACGTTTCTCCCACTCCAATGCCCTGATGCTGCACATTCGCAGACACACTGGGGAGAAGCCATTCCCCTGCGCAGTGTGCCCCCTGGCATTCTCCCAACTGCCGCACATGAAAGCTCACATGCGCAAAATTCACAAACGCGAGAACCCTTACAAATGTCTCAAGTGTAATGAGTTTTTCAAGTTAAAGGCCCACATTGAGAACCACGATAAAGTATGCAAGGTCGGCGTGAAAGAGCTGTCCTTCGAGGAGAAGATCCAGGCATCGGTGCAGGCCGACGAGGTGGAGGTGGAGCCGCCGATGCCGCTGCCGCGCATGAGGTTCCTGCTCGCGCTGCTCTTCACCATGATCGCCAGCAAAGAGAAACTCAAGTACCTAG GTTTCAACAAGCGTCTGATTGATGACGTACTGACGGAGTCGTTGGAAGCGATGGCTCAAATCCCGTGTGTGGACATGTCCCTCTCGCCTTACAAACGACTACAAGCCAACATCGACAAGTTGTTGAACTGCACCGTACCAAAGGAACAATACGAAATGTTTAAGAAGGAGAATAAGACGACTGAAGAAGTGCTGGAACTCTTGACGGATGATAAGAAGAACGACGATAAAAAGTAA
- the LOC119189425 gene encoding putative mediator of RNA polymerase II transcription subunit 7, with protein MANAKSRLNAPKSAANKKKVGKTKSLAGRKEAAKNNNNNEAIIRRLTDNVTVLSTDDKVQLLLENGPQLKDKFVLKTVPKLPKKPLPPSPKVIAEVKTQPSVRDRLITKSGRIVKKSKSDLKLMDNILKSELLIELNGDKNKKNKNNPNDKNTSSNNNNDMEITNQNDADLGASGTNSEDATNTTKNVQNGKDPTKP; from the coding sequence ATGGCTAACGCCAAGAGTAGACTAAATGCACCCAAAAGTGCAGCTAACAAAAAGAAAGTTGGTAAGACCAAGTCGTTGGCAGGTCGGAAGGAGGCggccaaaaataataacaacaatgAGGCAATCATACGGAGACTCACTGATAATGTGACGGTGCTCTCCACTGATGATAAAGTGCAATTATTGCTGGAGAACGGACCCCAGCTCAAGGATAAGTTTGTACTCAAAACTGTACCCAAACTACCAAAGAAGCCACTGCCTCCCTCACCAAAGGTCATTGCAGAAGTAAAAACCCAACCCTCTGTGAGGGACAGATTAATAACTAAAAGTGGAAGAATTGTAAAGAAGAGCAAAAGTGATTTAAAACTTATGGATAATATCCTAAAAAGTGAACTATTGATTGAACTGAATGGTGACaagaataagaaaaataagaataatcCAAATGACAAAAATACAAGCTCCAACAACAACAATGATATGGAGATAACTAATCAAAATGATGCTGATCTGGGAGCATCGGGCACAAACTCTGAGGATGCTACAAACACAaccaaaaatgtacaaaatggtAAAGACCCAACCAAACCC
- the LOC115446725 gene encoding uncharacterized protein LOC115446725, with product MRFWWMFVLFAKTASASDNELPTADGEKESRFLPLFEVKRFDDRPVSYGPGLPPLTTVPIAGERCSARLESALDQLKRRKRTQPKNLDMPLSQSFELNGYSLYQQMRSAPMDMYVTRMRVRLPQNSNWVRVEKCYFDPRNVSLDTMLLFHDLTISGNVDLYDANELDRNSANKRRRRHFAESRALDNHPDDLYRLRGNGCNMILRLRKAGIGFHTRPLNQQPGKFNVKTDSEFVEPGFISVYAYGCEKYINRYSVRNKDNLPLRRRRRSDELTFNLRLDTASAPDSRSADNTWDVVYEPRNRINYERSKLFRPDDDLDEVEDISREMEDIFTKGIRTLLTTYMKKELQPAIKDTLMRNMGYVISYG from the exons ATGAGATTCTGGTggatgtttgtattatttgcaaAAACAGCTTCGGCAAGTGATAATGAGTTGCCAACTGCAGATGGTGAAAAAG AGTCACGCTTTCTGCCCCTTTTTGAAGTCAAACGATTCGACGATAGACCGGTTAGCTACGGGCCGGGCTTACCTCCCCTGACGACCGTGCCCATCGCTGGAGAACGATGCTCGGCTAGGCTGGAATCGGCTTTAGATCAACTGAAGAGGAGGAAACGGACTCAACCAAAAAATCTTGATATGCCACTG AGCCAAAGCTTCGAGCTAAATGGATACAGTCTGTATCAGCAAATGCGGTCTGCACCCATGGACATGTACGTGACCCGCATGCGCGTTCGCCTTCCGCAGAACTCCAACTGGGTCCGCGTAGAAAAGTGCTACTTCGACCCTCGAAATGTCTCCTTAGACACCATGCTTTTATTTCACGACTTGACCATAAGCGGCAACGTAGATTTGTATGACGCCAATGAACTTGATAGGAACTCCGCAAACAAAAGGCGTAGGAGACATTTTGCAGAATCTAGAGCACTTGACAACCATCCTGACGATCTGTACAGACTTCGCGGTAACGGCTGCAATATGATACTGAGATTGAGGAAGGCCGGTATAGGCTTTCATACAAGACCTTTGAACCAACAACCGGGCAAGTTCAACGTCAAAACTGATTCAGAATTCGTGGAGCCAGGCTTCATCAGCGTCTACGCATATGGTTGCGAGAAGTATATCAACAGATATTCAGTTAGGAACAAGGATAACTTACCTCTTCGCCGAAGAAGGAGATCTGATGAATTGACTTTCAACCTTCGACTTGATACTGCCTCGGCACCAGACAGTCGCTCCGCCGACAATACTTGGGACGTGGTCTACGAACCTCGCAATAGAATAAACTATGAACGAAGTAAGCTATTTCGGCCTGACGACGATTTGGATGAAGTCGAAGATATATCCAGAGAAATGGAGGACATATTTACCAAAGGTATAAGGACACTGCTCACAACTTACATGAAGAAAGAACTGCAGCCTGCTATCAAGGATACACTTATGAGAAATATGGGTTATGTGATATCATATGGATAG
- the LOC115446727 gene encoding mitochondrial thiamine pyrophosphate carrier-like — protein sequence MVQLVQYSDSKISVWQSAFAGGLAGAFTRAVAQPLDVLKIRFQLQIEPISSKKGSKYSSMMQAIVAIVKDEGFCTLWSGHVPAQLLSISYGILQFSTFEKLTQLCQKSDHDFYIAHSHWINFNNGAIAATIATIASFPFDTVRTRLIAEEKTRKAYKGFIHAFSTMAKREGPSALFKGLVPTLGQIAPHAGIQFAVYKLFTDNLLRQIEYFQRDTIGTSECSLMANLIAGSIAGVVAKTMIYPFDLVKKRLQIQGFQQHRQNFGKQMYCNGLLHCIKLTITEEGFLALYKGYGPSMLKAVLVSALHFAVYDEIKHLMLKMQR from the coding sequence ATGGTGCAGTTAGTTCAATACTCTGATTCGAAAATATCTGTATGGCAATCTGCGTTTGCCGGTGGTTTGGCTGGAGCCTTCACACGTGCAGTGGCGCAGCCCCTGGACGTCTTAAAAATAAGGTTTCAACTTCAAATAGAACCTATCAGCTCAAAGAAAGGGTCAAAATACAGCTCAATGATGCAGGCAATTGTCGCAATTGTCAAAGATGAAGGATTTTGCACGCTTTGGAGCGGTCATGTGCCCGCTCAGCTTTTATCAATATCATACGGTATCCTGCAATTTTCTACTTTTGAAAAATTAACACAACTTTGTCAGAAATCTGATCATGACTTTTACATTGCACACAGTCACtggataaattttaataatggcGCCATCGCAGCCACCATAGCCACAATAGCGTCATTCCCTTTCGATACAGTCCGCACAAGGTTAATAGCTGAAGAGAAAACTCGGAAAGCATACAAGGGATTTATACATGCATTTTCTACTATGGCCAAAAGAGAAGGCCCATCTGCATTGTTCAAAGGTCTGGTTCCAACATTGGGGCAGATTGCACCACATGCAGGAATACAATTTGCTGTATATAAACTGTTCACAGACAACTTATTAAGGCAAATAGAATACTTCCAAAGAGACACAATAGGTACATCCGAATGTTCATTAATGGCAAATTTGATAGCTGGTTCAATAGCTGGGGTTGTCGCTAAAACAATGATATATCCGTTTGACTTGGTAAAGAAGAGGTTACAGATACAAGGCTTCCAACAGCACAGACAGAACTTTGGCAAGCAAATGTATTGCAATGGCTTATTACATTGTATCAAGTTGACAATAACAGAGGAAGGATTTCTGGCACTCTATAAAGGGTACGGGCCAAGTATGTTGAAAGCAGTTTTAGTCTCAGCATTACATTTTGCGGTGTATgatgaaattaaacatttaatgttGAAGATGCAGCGTTGA
- the LOC115446729 gene encoding mediator of RNA polymerase II transcription subunit 10: MSSPLENLETQLEMFIENVRQIRIIVSDFQPQGQSVLNQKIQSLVTGLQEIDKLRSQVHDIHVPTEVFDYIDQGRNPQLYTKDCIDKALAKNEEVKGKIDSYKRFKSHLQSELSKTFPNEIAKYKAIRGGE, encoded by the exons atgtctTCACCCCTTGAAAATCTTGAAACTCAACTAGAAATGTTCATTGAAAATGTGCGACAGATAAGAATCATTGTCAGCGACTTTCAGCCGCAAGGTCAAAGTGTACTGAACCAAAAAAT CCAATCACTTGTTACTGGACTACAAGAAATAGATAAACTGAGATCGCAAGTACACGATATTCATGTTCCTACAGAGGTTTTTGA ctaCATTGATCAAGGACGTAACCCACAGCTCTACACAAAAGATTGCATAGACAAGGCCCTAGCAAAGAATGAAGAGGTCAAAGGAAAAATAGATTCTTACAAGAGATTCAAAAGCCATTTACAGTCTGAATTGTCCAAAACCTTCCCCAACGAGATAGCCAAGTATAAAGCTATAAGGGGAGGTGAATAA
- the LOC115446728 gene encoding mitochondrial cardiolipin hydrolase, with protein sequence MRLNPRILSSVAAFAITCVVYAAAYYYKSRNTAINEVMVFCKLQYNAHNCFDKLMSYVESAKSNVNVCMPGIHNAAIQGRLINILKKKNITIRIIVDQHRCNESNEFFIKELKEAGAEIKYKITEPFKMQHKFCLVDDRVLMTGTLNWGNDRSSDHWNYVYITNKSQLVDPIKKEFYQMWDECLRDLGHVNDKDNENVLCDTENNQNIEDQTKSETILHDTGTPEVYIM encoded by the exons ATGAGATTAAATCCACGTATTCTATCGTCAGTGGCAGCGTTTGCAATAACTTGTGTTGTGTACGCCGCGGCTTATTATTACAAGAGTCGGAATACTGCAATAAACGAAGTCATGGTATTTTGTAAACTGCAATATAATGCACACAActgttttgataaattaatgaGTTACGTAGAATCAGCTAAATCAAACGTTAACGTGTGCATGCCTGGTATCCACAACGCGGCAATTCAGGGACGattgattaatatattaaagaagaaaaatatcaCAATTCGCATCATAGTCGACCAGCATAGATGCAACGAGTCGAACGAGTTCTTTATAAAGGAACTTAAGGAAGCGG GagctgaaataaaatacaaaatcacaGAGCCATTCAAGATGCAACACAAATTCTGTTTAGTTGACGATCGAGTTCTGATGACAGGCACACTAAACTGGGGCAACGATCGTTCCTCAGACCACTGGAACTATGTTTACATCACCAACAAATCTCAATTAGTAGATccaattaaaaaagaattttatcaaATGTGGGATGAATGTTTACGCGATTTAGGGCATGTAAATGACAAAGACAACGAAAATGTACTGTGCGATACAgaaaataaccaaaatatagAGGACCAAACGAAATCGGAAACGATTCTTCATGATACTGGCACGCCTGAGGTCTATATCATGTAA